From Ignisphaera aggregans DSM 17230, the proteins below share one genomic window:
- a CDS encoding DNA-cytosine methyltransferase (COGs: COG0270 Site-specific DNA methylase~InterPro IPR001525~KEGG: smr:Smar_0919 DNA-cytosine methyltransferase~PFAM: C-5 cytosine-specific DNA methylase~SPTR: A3DN08 DNA-cytosine methyltransferase~TIGRFAM: DNA-cytosine methyltransferase~PFAM: C-5 cytosine-specific DNA methylase~TIGRFAM: DNA-methyltransferase (dcm)), protein MNMSSLSIVDIFCGGGGFSCGFKRGGFKILVAIDNDPACAKTYKSNFPEATVVVEDIRNINGNDIIHLAKQKPLIVIGSPPCEPFTGANPNRMKDPIDRLYKDHMGQLTIEYIRIVGELKPKIFIMENVPAIIEGDLKEALIGEFKSIGYPNIYFNFLKAEDFGTPSHRLRVFISNIPLRPTALKERITVKEALRDLPPPQFSNIPNHEFVPLSDKKARKIAKIKHGKAMYFYQGYSRRLPNYIRLNPDDIAPTVLGSSRFIHPFEDRLLTVREQARLMGYSDHHIFYGGRDQQFNQVGESVPPPLSFAIAEFIKNIIVY, encoded by the coding sequence ATGAATATGAGCAGTCTAAGCATAGTTGATATATTCTGTGGTGGTGGAGGATTCTCTTGTGGATTTAAGAGAGGAGGTTTTAAGATACTAGTAGCAATTGATAACGATCCAGCCTGTGCCAAAACCTATAAATCAAATTTTCCAGAGGCAACTGTTGTCGTTGAAGATATTAGAAATATTAATGGTAACGACATTATACATTTAGCAAAACAAAAACCCCTCATCGTAATAGGAAGCCCTCCTTGTGAACCATTTACAGGGGCCAATCCTAATAGAATGAAAGATCCTATTGATAGATTATATAAAGATCACATGGGTCAACTAACCATTGAATATATAAGGATTGTTGGCGAATTAAAGCCAAAGATCTTCATTATGGAGAATGTCCCTGCAATAATTGAGGGGGATCTTAAAGAGGCTTTAATAGGAGAATTTAAAAGCATAGGATATCCAAATATCTATTTTAACTTTCTAAAGGCTGAAGATTTTGGTACTCCAAGTCATAGGTTAAGAGTATTTATCTCCAATATTCCATTAAGACCTACAGCCTTAAAAGAGAGAATTACAGTAAAGGAAGCTTTACGTGATTTACCTCCACCACAATTCTCTAATATTCCTAATCATGAATTTGTACCACTTTCAGATAAAAAAGCTAGAAAAATCGCTAAGATTAAACATGGAAAAGCTATGTATTTTTATCAAGGATATTCACGTAGATTACCTAATTATATCAGGCTTAATCCTGATGATATTGCACCTACTGTCTTAGGTAGTTCAAGATTTATACATCCTTTTGAAGATAGATTATTAACAGTTAGAGAACAAGCAAGATTAATGGGATATTCAGACCATCATATATTTTATGGAGGTAGAGACCAGCAATTTAATCAAGTTGGAGAATCTGTGCCACCCCCATTATCATTTGCTATAGCAGAATTTATAAAGAATATCATAGTATATTAG
- a CDS encoding conserved hypothetical protein (COGs: COG4080 RecB-family nuclease~KEGG: sto:ST0336 hypothetical protein~SPTR: Q975T6 Putative uncharacterized protein ST0336~PFAM: RecB-family nuclease (DUF2122)) → MMYMEYHIYLTVYAPSSPQRLIDIARLAFYSNIISGLIIVKPIGMAAQSGIPEVSKVAYKLDKKLIILPSIKDLRETLIINDIIFIVDSSHNVPDLEELQIDFNNVIAIVIQGGEATFTKEDLALGRCAKISEFLPGLSSAVAEATAAILKIYRKVKYK, encoded by the coding sequence ATGATGTATATGGAATACCATATATATCTCACAGTTTATGCTCCATCAAGTCCGCAACGATTAATTGATATAGCAAGATTAGCTTTCTATAGCAATATAATTAGCGGATTAATAATAGTAAAGCCTATTGGTATGGCTGCACAGTCAGGTATTCCTGAAGTTAGTAAAGTTGCATATAAATTAGATAAAAAGTTAATTATTCTACCTAGTATAAAGGATCTAAGAGAGACCTTAATAATTAATGATATAATCTTTATTGTAGATAGCTCACATAATGTTCCGGATTTGGAGGAGCTTCAAATAGATTTCAATAATGTTATAGCAATAGTTATTCAGGGGGGTGAAGCAACTTTTACAAAAGAAGATTTAGCATTAGGTCGATGTGCAAAGATATCAGAATTTCTACCAGGTCTTTCTAGTGCTGTTGCTGAGGCTACAGCTGCTATTCTAAAAATATATAGAAAAGTTAAGTATAAATAA
- a CDS encoding Radical SAM domain protein (COGs: COG1032 Fe-S oxidoreductase~InterPro IPR007197:IPR006638~KEGG: smr:Smar_1131 radical SAM domain-containing protein~PFAM: Radical SAM domain protein~SMART: Elongator protein 3/MiaB/NifB~SPTR: A3DNL6 Radical SAM domain protein~PFAM: Radical SAM superfamily; B12 binding domain): MLISMEKILVLDANARGKGIRYATLDVIGIGPRIIVSILKSFGFYVQLEPYEKITHNKSILNEFDVLAISFMVSDFPAVRKIINIWRSMNNGLVVLGGPGTLDTNRLSTLNFDIAFKGEAEITLLKILKEYKSLNEFYLAQIKNPNTINGLALKIGDKLIDGGISPWTPKEVINNIMPDIESIRNYPFYWASRIYVETVRGCSNFYRPQAISEFCRVCNICRSGDLGARIKCPSNIPPGCGYCNVPMIHGFPRSRDPYKIVSEVEALLKLGATRIVLSAPDFLDYGRELLVNGPLTDPCYPPPNIDMIEHLLQMITKIPKIMKGEATVSIENVKACLIDEYVAEILGKYLRDTAIYIGLESCSDKLLELIGRPSKCRDTLRAIELLSKYGLRPYVYLMYGIPLETREDIDITIKMLDDPIFSYVERIVLYKFRPLPYTPLEKILNVNTYTNNGIIKQLYEKVKEFNTQKKRHMLYRKIDVIIASTYNRDPRYLVAYPLKHGPVTLIKTAKRFIGYIATVRITKIISDRMVLGEIIRLGKRVVNHRIYER, from the coding sequence ATGCTGATATCTATGGAGAAAATACTAGTTTTAGATGCAAATGCGAGAGGTAAAGGAATAAGATATGCTACACTGGATGTTATAGGTATTGGGCCAAGGATCATTGTGTCTATATTAAAGAGCTTTGGATTCTATGTACAGTTAGAACCTTATGAAAAAATAACTCACAATAAATCCATATTAAATGAATTCGATGTACTAGCAATTTCTTTTATGGTAAGCGATTTTCCCGCTGTTAGAAAGATAATAAACATCTGGAGATCTATGAATAACGGATTAGTAGTTCTTGGAGGTCCTGGAACTCTAGATACAAATAGATTATCAACGCTGAATTTTGATATTGCATTTAAGGGAGAGGCAGAAATAACTCTATTGAAGATACTTAAAGAATACAAAAGCCTTAATGAATTCTATCTAGCTCAAATAAAAAATCCGAATACTATAAATGGCTTAGCATTGAAAATAGGTGATAAGTTAATAGATGGTGGTATTAGTCCGTGGACTCCAAAGGAGGTAATCAACAATATTATGCCTGATATTGAGAGTATCAGAAATTATCCCTTCTACTGGGCTTCTCGTATATATGTTGAAACCGTTAGAGGGTGTAGCAATTTTTATAGACCGCAGGCTATTAGTGAGTTTTGTAGGGTGTGTAACATATGTAGATCTGGAGATCTTGGGGCCAGGATTAAGTGTCCAAGTAATATTCCTCCTGGTTGTGGGTATTGCAATGTGCCTATGATTCATGGATTTCCACGATCTAGAGACCCATATAAGATTGTAAGTGAAGTTGAAGCTTTACTAAAACTTGGGGCAACCAGAATAGTACTTAGCGCACCCGATTTCCTGGATTATGGAAGGGAGCTTCTTGTTAATGGGCCTTTGACGGATCCCTGCTATCCACCACCAAATATTGATATGATTGAACATTTATTACAAATGATAACAAAAATTCCGAAGATTATGAAAGGTGAAGCTACAGTATCTATAGAGAACGTAAAGGCATGTCTAATAGACGAATATGTAGCAGAAATACTTGGCAAATATCTTAGGGATACAGCTATCTATATTGGATTAGAGAGCTGTAGCGATAAGTTGTTAGAACTTATCGGAAGACCTTCAAAATGTAGGGACACACTAAGAGCTATAGAGTTATTAAGTAAATATGGTCTAAGACCATATGTATATCTAATGTATGGAATTCCCCTTGAAACAAGAGAAGATATAGATATTACTATAAAGATGTTAGACGACCCTATTTTTTCATATGTTGAAAGAATAGTTTTATATAAATTTAGACCCTTGCCTTATACACCCCTAGAAAAAATCTTGAATGTAAATACTTATACAAATAATGGAATTATTAAACAACTATATGAGAAAGTTAAAGAATTCAATACACAGAAAAAGAGACATATGCTATATAGAAAAATAGACGTTATAATTGCATCTACATATAATAGAGATCCAAGATATTTAGTAGCATATCCATTAAAACACGGTCCTGTTACGTTAATAAAAACAGCAAAGAGATTTATAGGCTATATTGCAACAGTGAGGATTACTAAAATAATTAGTGATAGAATGGTGCTAGGAGAAATTATTAGATTAGGTAAACGTGTAGTTAATCATAGAATATATGAAAGATAG
- a CDS encoding protein of unknown function DUF87 (COGs: COG0433 ATPase~InterPro IPR002789:IPR003593~KEGG: mse:Msed_2263 ATPase-like protein~PFAM: protein of unknown function DUF87~SMART: AAA ATPase~SPTR: A4YIZ9 ATPase-like protein~PFAM: Domain of unknown function DUF87) yields the protein MKYLHSSKTIGFIFDCIDRELVKLQIIPSNKIFYLRLSELVLTKEYDTDKEYVMKISEGVNLIESRGELSKVSYILLSCINTNRLCTYIATIGEDNDFVLKELDVLCSVIETLSQNSIKCLYKSAEEAIRILGNCFSYSKYGSLVESLFRILRKDNNNSIILNPLAYQPLYKLNSAEEYSYISSIFSQGKIKIGYLYSNPSIIVSLNDDHMLRHIAIVGSTGSGKSTTASIIAEEASKNGYAVIIIDWHGEYKSLLGVLGNVIYTNPYDGSIPEPLNLEELIKTEPLAFIEVIESALELTPAQAHILEDAVNMLAQRKVIGNYSIDLIIDIVKNSSTSSRWFTESREALLRKLKPLSSQYLRIKWNDMKMFPIEKGNIIIFDISQIPNIRIKKVIASLLIRSIVLKAQYNTISKPLLIVVDEAHNVLSSENPVSNLIAEVRKWGVGFIVATQAPSMLAPMVLKNSNTKIIHALKMYSDIETILVSTLIRNEYKKVITSLMPGEALLVIPELSEPLMIKITKFSS from the coding sequence ATGAAATATCTTCATAGTAGTAAGACTATTGGCTTTATCTTTGACTGTATAGATAGAGAACTAGTTAAGCTTCAGATAATTCCATCTAATAAAATATTTTACTTAAGATTATCAGAATTAGTACTGACTAAAGAATATGATACGGATAAAGAGTATGTTATGAAGATTAGTGAAGGTGTAAATCTAATAGAATCGAGGGGAGAATTATCTAAGGTTAGTTATATTTTATTATCCTGTATTAATACCAATAGATTGTGCACATATATAGCTACTATAGGCGAAGATAATGATTTTGTTTTAAAAGAATTAGATGTATTATGCTCAGTAATAGAAACACTTAGTCAGAATAGCATTAAATGTCTCTACAAATCTGCTGAGGAAGCAATAAGGATATTAGGGAATTGTTTTTCATATAGTAAATATGGATCATTAGTAGAATCATTATTTAGGATCTTAAGAAAAGATAATAATAACTCAATCATATTAAATCCATTAGCATATCAACCCCTATATAAACTTAATTCTGCTGAAGAATACTCTTATATATCAAGTATATTTAGCCAGGGAAAAATCAAGATAGGATATCTTTATTCTAATCCAAGTATAATAGTATCTTTAAATGATGATCATATGTTAAGACATATAGCCATAGTTGGCTCTACAGGTAGTGGTAAATCAACAACAGCTTCAATTATAGCTGAAGAGGCTTCAAAAAATGGTTATGCGGTTATCATAATTGATTGGCATGGAGAATATAAGTCTTTACTAGGTGTGCTAGGAAATGTTATTTATACAAATCCATATGACGGTTCTATACCAGAGCCTCTTAACTTAGAGGAACTTATAAAAACGGAGCCCCTAGCCTTCATAGAGGTCATAGAAAGTGCACTTGAACTAACACCAGCTCAAGCACACATACTTGAAGATGCCGTCAATATGTTGGCTCAAAGGAAAGTAATAGGTAATTATAGTATTGATTTAATTATAGATATAGTTAAAAATAGTTCAACATCGTCGAGATGGTTTACCGAATCAAGAGAGGCATTACTTAGAAAACTTAAGCCTTTATCATCTCAATATTTAAGGATTAAATGGAATGATATGAAAATGTTTCCTATTGAGAAAGGTAATATAATTATATTTGATATTTCTCAGATACCAAATATAAGAATTAAAAAAGTAATTGCATCATTACTTATCAGATCAATAGTATTAAAAGCACAATACAATACTATATCAAAGCCGCTCCTTATAGTAGTAGATGAGGCACACAATGTTCTATCAAGTGAAAACCCTGTTTCAAACTTAATAGCTGAGGTTAGAAAATGGGGTGTAGGATTCATTGTTGCTACTCAAGCACCTTCAATGTTAGCACCTATGGTTTTAAAGAATTCTAATACGAAAATTATTCATGCTCTAAAAATGTATAGCGATATTGAAACAATTCTTGTATCTACATTAATAAGAAATGAATACAAAAAAGTTATTACATCTCTAATGCCTGGTGAAGCATTACTAGTAATACCAGAGCTCTCAGAACCATTGATGATTAAAATAACTAAATTTAGTAGTTAA
- a CDS encoding thermosome subunit (COGs: COG0459 Chaperonin GroEL (HSP60 family)~InterProIPR017998:IPR001844:IPR002423:IPR002194:IPR 012714~KEGG: smr:Smar_0907 thermosome subunit~PFAM: chaperonin Cpn60/TCP-1~SPTR: A3DMZ7 Thermosome subunit~TIGRFAM: thermosome~PFAM: TCP-1/cpn60 chaperonin family~TIGRFAM: thermosome, various subunits, archaeal) — protein MATVQPGAYEPTGIPVIILKEGTSRTAGRDALRANMMAAMTIAEIIKTTYGPKGMDKMLVDALGDVTITNDGATILDKMDVQHPAAKMLVQIAKGQDEEAGDGTKTAVIFAGELLKRAEELLDKGLHPTTIVSGYKKALEYAIQMAYQIAEDVNVEDKASDELLRKVAISALTSKAVHGAREYLADIVVKAVRQIAEKRGDRWYVDIDNVQIIKKKGGSILDSQLVYGVVLDKEVVHPAMPRRVENAKIVLLDAPLEIEKPEIDAEIRISDPLQMRKFLEEKENILRDMVEKISSVGANVVICQKGIDDVAQHYLAKKGIMAVRRVKRSDMEKLERATGGRIVSNIEDLSEKDIGSCELVEERKVGEDKMVFVERCKNPRAVSIVLRAGLERLVDEAERSIRDALSAVADVFRVPKIIYGAGAFEMELAKYVRDYANKIGGKEGLAVEAFARAIEGIVETLITNAGLDPVDMLMKLRAEHMKPEGKWIGIDVFSGKLTDSKVLGIIEPLLVKVSALKAGTEAATLILRIDDVIAASRRKEEEKKEEKKEKEEE, from the coding sequence ATGGCAACAGTTCAACCAGGTGCTTATGAACCTACAGGAATACCTGTAATAATATTAAAAGAAGGTACATCAAGAACTGCTGGTAGAGATGCACTAAGAGCTAATATGATGGCTGCTATGACAATAGCAGAGATAATTAAAACAACATATGGTCCAAAAGGCATGGATAAAATGCTTGTTGATGCATTAGGTGATGTTACCATAACAAATGATGGTGCAACAATATTAGATAAGATGGATGTACAGCATCCAGCAGCCAAAATGTTAGTACAGATAGCAAAGGGTCAAGATGAGGAGGCAGGTGATGGAACTAAAACTGCTGTTATATTTGCTGGAGAGCTCCTTAAGAGAGCTGAGGAACTCTTAGATAAAGGGTTGCATCCTACTACAATAGTTTCAGGATACAAGAAAGCATTAGAATACGCTATACAGATGGCCTATCAAATAGCAGAAGATGTTAATGTAGAGGATAAAGCTTCAGATGAATTACTAAGAAAAGTAGCAATATCAGCATTAACTAGTAAGGCTGTTCATGGTGCTCGTGAATATCTCGCAGATATTGTTGTTAAAGCGGTTAGACAAATAGCTGAGAAGAGAGGAGATAGATGGTATGTAGATATAGATAATGTACAAATAATCAAAAAGAAGGGCGGTAGTATCTTAGATAGTCAGTTAGTCTATGGTGTAGTACTTGACAAAGAGGTTGTCCATCCTGCTATGCCTAGGAGAGTTGAAAATGCTAAGATAGTATTACTAGATGCTCCATTAGAGATAGAGAAGCCTGAAATTGATGCAGAGATAAGAATTAGTGATCCCCTACAAATGCGTAAATTCCTAGAAGAAAAGGAGAACATATTAAGGGATATGGTTGAGAAGATTAGTTCTGTTGGTGCTAATGTTGTTATTTGTCAGAAGGGTATTGATGATGTTGCTCAGCATTATCTAGCTAAGAAGGGTATTATGGCTGTTAGAAGAGTTAAGAGAAGTGATATGGAGAAATTAGAGAGAGCTACTGGAGGAAGAATTGTAAGTAATATTGAAGATTTATCGGAGAAGGATATAGGATCCTGTGAACTTGTTGAGGAGAGAAAGGTTGGAGAAGATAAGATGGTATTTGTAGAGAGATGCAAGAATCCAAGAGCTGTTTCAATAGTATTGAGAGCAGGTCTTGAAAGACTTGTTGATGAGGCTGAAAGAAGCATTAGAGATGCACTAAGTGCTGTAGCAGATGTATTTAGAGTGCCAAAGATAATATATGGTGCAGGTGCCTTTGAAATGGAGCTTGCAAAGTATGTAAGAGACTATGCTAATAAGATTGGTGGAAAAGAAGGTCTAGCTGTAGAAGCTTTTGCAAGAGCTATTGAAGGAATTGTTGAAACACTCATAACCAATGCAGGTTTAGACCCTGTTGACATGCTTATGAAGCTTAGAGCAGAACATATGAAGCCAGAGGGTAAATGGATAGGCATAGATGTATTCAGTGGAAAGTTGACAGATAGCAAGGTACTTGGTATTATAGAACCATTACTAGTAAAAGTTTCTGCACTAAAAGCTGGTACTGAAGCTGCAACACTAATATTAAGAATTGACGATGTAATAGCCGCATCTAGGAGGAAAGAAGAAGAGAAGAAGGAAGAAAAGAAAGAAAAGGAAGAAGAATAA
- a CDS encoding 30S ribosomal protein S17e (COGs: COG1383 Ribosomal protein S17E~KEGG: hbu:Hbut_0482 30S ribosomal protein S17e~SPTR: A2BK33 30S ribosomal protein S17e~PFAM: Ribosomal S17) has protein sequence MGKVRIGIVKRTARKLLSTYPDLFNEDFQHNKEVVRKLVNTPSKKLLNQIAGYITHLVSIKKNVQETQQE, from the coding sequence GTGGGCAAAGTAAGAATAGGTATCGTAAAAAGAACTGCTCGTAAGTTATTATCTACATATCCAGATTTATTCAATGAAGATTTTCAGCACAATAAAGAAGTTGTAAGAAAACTTGTAAATACACCATCTAAAAAACTTTTAAATCAGATAGCGGGTTATATCACACATCTAGTTTCAATTAAAAAGAATGTACAGGAGACACAACAGGAATAG
- a CDS encoding conserved hypothetical protein (KEGG: sai:Saci_0669 hypothetical protein), which translates to MLHIVKIRVYGHLKSHIGQGSIDIDLGTEKKNLKVVLKMINELFPTISLLSEENRNIISQDYLILVNGIDVRVFDDISEIYIENDDEIDIIPITHGGIYNNDHFNTDTMRL; encoded by the coding sequence GTGTTACACATAGTAAAAATAAGGGTCTATGGACATTTAAAGTCACACATAGGTCAAGGTAGTATAGATATTGATCTTGGAACTGAAAAGAAGAACTTAAAAGTAGTTTTAAAAATGATAAATGAATTATTTCCAACAATTTCACTATTATCTGAGGAAAATAGAAACATTATATCACAAGATTACTTAATATTAGTAAATGGTATTGATGTAAGAGTGTTTGATGATATTAGTGAAATTTATATTGAAAATGATGACGAAATTGATATAATACCAATAACACATGGAGGTATATATAATAATGATCATTTTAACACAGATACTATGCGACTATGA
- a CDS encoding ABC transporter related (COGs: COG1245 ATPase RNase L inhibitor (RLI) homolog~InterProIPR013283:IPR001450:IPR003439:IPR007209:IPR 003593:IPR017900:IPR017871~KEGG: sso:SSO0287 putative ATPase RIL~PFAM: ABC transporter related; 4Fe-4S ferredoxin iron-sulfur binding domain protein; metal-binding domain in RNase L inhibitor, RLI~SMART: AAA ATPase~SPTR: Q980K5 RNase L inhibitor~PFAM: ABC transporter; 4Fe-4S binding domain; Possible metal-binding domain in RNase L inhibitor, RLI), with protein MYKMVRVAVIDYELCHPDKCGIPCIRFCPINKTKPYKAIEISSEKKGKPIIYEDKCIACGICIKKCPFKAIRIVNLPEEIEENLIHRYAQNGFKLYGLPVPIKGKIVGVLGPNGAGKTTAMKILSGGIIPNLGDYTSAPSIDRVLDKFRGTIFYDYFKKLYAKELKVVHKIQYIELIPSYIRKGTVREILDKVDERKMKKDVIEFLNMELMLDKDVSILSGGELQKLAIAVALLRDGNIYIFDEPSSYLDLKERLNMAITLRELLPMDSYIFVVDHDLMLLDYLADQIVITYGVPGVYGIFSKVYSTNSGIDYYLNGYLPSENMKIRDEAVSFKFHETREEFTYIEKTGEVLCSWSDLVKKLDNFVLTVEHGEVHRGEVIGIVGPNAIGKTTFIRILVGELTPDEGFTTSTALKLSYKPQYLKRKIDSCITVEECLKDINREALNEDHWLYQEVIKRLGVDRLFKKEIENLSGGELQKFYVAQTLIRDADIYLLDEPSSHIDVEDQLSVARAIKKIARLRKAAIFVVDHNFLLIDYAVDRLMTFIGIPTKKGYGKSPTTVGKAFNELLKELGLTVRRDKESGRPRINKPGSYLDRYQRELGMFFYYEK; from the coding sequence TTGTATAAAATGGTTAGAGTAGCTGTAATCGACTATGAGCTTTGTCATCCAGATAAATGTGGTATACCTTGTATTCGTTTTTGCCCTATAAATAAAACAAAGCCATACAAAGCTATAGAGATTAGTAGTGAGAAAAAAGGAAAACCCATTATATATGAAGATAAATGTATAGCTTGTGGAATATGTATAAAAAAATGTCCATTTAAAGCTATAAGAATTGTTAATCTACCAGAAGAGATAGAGGAAAACCTTATACATAGATATGCTCAAAATGGTTTTAAGTTATATGGACTTCCAGTACCAATAAAAGGAAAGATAGTTGGTGTTCTAGGACCTAATGGTGCTGGAAAAACTACTGCTATGAAAATTCTCTCTGGAGGTATTATACCGAATTTAGGAGATTATACATCTGCTCCGAGTATTGATAGAGTATTAGATAAGTTTAGAGGAACAATATTTTATGACTATTTTAAGAAGTTATATGCTAAAGAATTAAAGGTTGTACATAAAATTCAGTATATAGAACTAATTCCATCATATATTCGCAAGGGTACTGTTAGAGAAATTCTAGATAAAGTTGATGAAAGAAAAATGAAGAAGGATGTTATAGAGTTTCTTAATATGGAGTTGATGTTAGATAAGGATGTATCAATATTGAGTGGAGGTGAGTTACAAAAACTCGCTATTGCTGTGGCACTACTTAGAGATGGTAATATCTATATATTTGACGAACCTTCTAGCTATTTGGATTTAAAGGAAAGATTGAATATGGCAATAACATTAAGAGAACTTCTACCTATGGATTCGTACATATTTGTAGTAGATCATGATTTAATGCTTCTTGATTACTTAGCAGATCAAATAGTTATTACGTACGGTGTTCCCGGTGTTTATGGAATTTTTTCAAAGGTCTATTCTACAAATAGTGGAATAGATTATTACTTAAATGGGTATCTTCCATCAGAGAATATGAAGATAAGAGATGAAGCCGTATCATTCAAATTTCATGAAACTCGCGAGGAATTTACATACATTGAGAAAACAGGTGAAGTTCTATGTTCTTGGAGTGATCTTGTGAAGAAACTAGATAATTTTGTTTTAACTGTTGAACATGGAGAAGTACACAGAGGTGAGGTTATAGGTATCGTGGGTCCTAATGCCATTGGAAAAACAACTTTTATAAGGATATTGGTAGGAGAGTTAACACCTGATGAGGGATTCACAACCTCAACAGCTTTAAAACTTAGCTATAAGCCTCAATACTTAAAGAGGAAAATTGATAGTTGTATAACTGTAGAGGAGTGTCTGAAAGATATTAATAGGGAAGCTCTTAATGAGGATCACTGGTTATATCAAGAGGTTATTAAGAGATTAGGAGTTGATAGATTATTTAAAAAGGAGATTGAAAATCTGAGTGGAGGAGAACTTCAGAAATTTTATGTAGCTCAAACATTGATAAGAGACGCAGATATTTATCTATTGGATGAACCTTCATCACATATTGATGTAGAGGATCAACTTTCAGTGGCTAGAGCTATAAAAAAGATTGCTAGACTAAGGAAAGCAGCGATATTTGTTGTAGATCACAATTTCTTATTGATAGACTATGCAGTAGATAGATTAATGACATTTATTGGTATACCAACTAAGAAAGGCTATGGCAAGTCTCCTACAACTGTAGGAAAGGCATTCAATGAACTTTTAAAAGAACTAGGTTTGACTGTAAGACGAGATAAGGAGAGTGGTAGACCTAGAATAAATAAACCTGGTAGTTATCTTGATAGATATCAGAGAGAACTAGGTATGTTTTTCTATTATGAGAAATAA